A portion of the Thalassotalea sp. LPB0316 genome contains these proteins:
- a CDS encoding DUF4156 domain-containing protein has protein sequence MKRFYFTLLSMVIGGLMVGCATQKYADEASVSIVFDNTQLPNNCKKLGDVVGSAGTMISYWFIPETQLLLSAMDTLKQETLAIGGNIAYLRQNIDSNTAITLLGEAYFCDNNSNS, from the coding sequence ATGAAAAGATTTTATTTTACTTTATTAAGTATGGTCATTGGCGGTTTAATGGTCGGCTGTGCTACCCAGAAGTATGCTGATGAAGCATCGGTATCAATTGTTTTTGATAATACACAGCTGCCCAATAATTGCAAAAAGCTCGGTGATGTCGTGGGTTCGGCAGGTACCATGATTAGTTATTGGTTTATTCCTGAAACTCAATTACTGCTCAGTGCCATGGATACGCTCAAGCAAGAAACGTTGGCGATAGGTGGGAATATTGCCTACTTACGACAAAATATAGACTCCAACACGGCAATTACGTTATTGGGAGAAGCCTATTTTTGTGACAATAATTCAAATAGTTGA
- the trmJ gene encoding tRNA (cytosine(32)/uridine(32)-2'-O)-methyltransferase TrmJ — protein MSNSLLDSVRIVLVNTSDCRNIGSAARAMKTMGLKNLVLVDPIEMPNGQAQALAAGATDVLADLTVVDTLEEAVKDCGLVVGTSARSRTLPWPMLEPRTCGEKMIEEAPNYPVALVFGRESSGLTNEELQLCHFHVQIPANPEYSSLNLAMAVQTLSYEVRMAFLAQKNAQLASKKTDEDETEYPVVEETERMFEHFEQALKATGFIVPSHPGLVMTKLRRFLNRARPDVKEVKMMRGILASVEKAAKKNEQQ, from the coding sequence ATGTCAAATTCATTATTAGATTCAGTTCGTATCGTTTTAGTTAACACCTCTGATTGTCGAAACATCGGTTCAGCCGCTCGTGCGATGAAAACCATGGGTCTGAAAAACTTGGTGTTAGTTGATCCAATTGAAATGCCCAATGGCCAAGCACAAGCCTTAGCTGCTGGTGCAACAGATGTCTTAGCAGATTTAACCGTGGTTGATACGTTAGAAGAAGCCGTTAAAGATTGTGGATTAGTCGTTGGTACTAGTGCTCGTTCTCGCACTTTGCCATGGCCAATGTTAGAGCCGCGCACTTGCGGCGAGAAAATGATCGAAGAAGCACCGAATTACCCTGTGGCGCTAGTCTTTGGTCGTGAGAGCTCGGGTTTAACCAATGAAGAATTACAGCTGTGTCATTTTCACGTTCAGATCCCTGCGAATCCAGAATATAGTTCATTGAACTTAGCGATGGCAGTGCAGACCTTGAGTTATGAAGTACGTATGGCCTTTTTAGCACAAAAAAATGCCCAGTTAGCGAGTAAAAAAACTGACGAAGATGAAACTGAATATCCGGTTGTAGAAGAAACTGAGCGTATGTTCGAACATTTTGAGCAAGCGTTAAAGGCAACTGGCTTCATTGTACCGAGTCATCCGGGGTTGGTGATGACAAAATTACGCCGCTTCTTAAATCGCGCTCGCCCTGATGTTAAAGAAGTGAAAATGATGCGCGGTATTTTAGCGTCAGTTGAAAAAGCCGCCAAGAAAAACGAACAACAGTAA
- the fdx gene encoding ISC system 2Fe-2S type ferredoxin: MPQIIFLPNEELCPDGAVVQAETGESLLDVALKNDIHVEHACEKVCACTTCHMIVREGFDSLEESDELEDDMLDKAWGLEPESRLGCQAIIADEDLVVEIPKYTVNMVSENH; the protein is encoded by the coding sequence ATGCCACAAATTATATTTTTACCAAACGAAGAATTGTGCCCAGATGGCGCGGTTGTCCAAGCTGAAACAGGCGAGAGCTTGCTTGATGTTGCATTAAAGAATGACATTCATGTAGAGCACGCCTGTGAAAAAGTCTGTGCTTGTACTACGTGTCATATGATCGTTCGTGAAGGCTTTGATTCACTTGAAGAAAGTGATGAGCTTGAAGATGATATGCTCGACAAAGCATGGGGCTTAGAGCCTGAATCACGCTTAGGTTGCCAAGCTATTATTGCTGATGAAGACTTAGTGGTAGAAATTCCGAAATACACCGTTAATATGGTGTCAGAAAACCACTAA
- the cysE gene encoding serine O-acetyltransferase, giving the protein MFSRIKEDINSVFDRDPAARTVFEVLTNYPGLHAVWIHRLSHKLWKWDLKWLARTLSTIARWLTGVEIHPGATIGRRFFIDHGMGVVIGGTAEIGDDVTLYQGVTLGGTSWKAGKRHPTLMDNVVIGAGAQVLGPITIGKGGKVGSNSVVVKDVPDNMTAVGIPGRIVNPNKDEQTKQREQVAEKFGFDAYAVSSDNPDPVAKAIGRMLDHMHLMDNKVASLCEEINRLGGDVCQEALPELRVGEFVEDEQKAAERRQNIVDEFDPQI; this is encoded by the coding sequence ATGTTTAGTCGTATCAAAGAAGATATTAACAGTGTCTTTGATAGAGATCCCGCCGCTCGCACCGTCTTTGAGGTATTAACAAATTACCCAGGGTTGCACGCTGTGTGGATCCATCGGCTAAGTCACAAGCTTTGGAAGTGGGACCTAAAATGGTTAGCCCGCACCTTATCAACAATTGCCCGTTGGTTGACTGGTGTTGAGATCCATCCCGGTGCCACTATTGGCCGCCGCTTTTTCATCGATCACGGCATGGGGGTGGTTATTGGTGGTACCGCAGAAATTGGTGATGATGTTACGCTTTATCAGGGCGTCACTTTAGGCGGAACTTCCTGGAAAGCCGGTAAACGTCATCCAACCTTAATGGACAATGTCGTTATCGGTGCCGGCGCTCAGGTACTTGGCCCTATTACCATAGGCAAGGGGGGCAAAGTTGGCTCAAATTCGGTTGTGGTTAAAGATGTCCCTGATAACATGACGGCCGTAGGTATCCCCGGCAGAATTGTTAACCCAAATAAAGACGAACAAACAAAGCAGCGTGAACAAGTTGCCGAAAAATTTGGTTTTGACGCATATGCTGTCTCATCTGACAATCCAGATCCCGTTGCCAAAGCAATTGGTCGAATGCTGGACCACATGCATTTAATGGATAACAAAGTCGCTTCTCTATGCGAAGAAATTAATCGACTTGGCGGTGACGTGTGTCAAGAAGCTTTGCCTGAGTTGCGCGTTGGCGAATTTGTCGAAGACGAGCAAAAGGCGGCGGAGCGTCGCCAAAATATCGTTGATGAATTTGACCCTCAAATATAG
- a CDS encoding IscS subfamily cysteine desulfurase yields MKLPIYLDYSATTPVDKRVAEKMMQYMTTDGFYGNPASRSHKFGWQAEEAVDIARNQIADLINADPREIVITSGATESDNLAIKGAANFYSKKGKHIITCKTEHKAVLDTCRELERQGFEVTYLDPEANGLIDLTKLEAAMRDDTVLVSIMHVNNEIGVIQDINEIGELCRSRKIVFHVDAAQSVGKIPVDVQATKVDLLSISAHKMYGPKGIGALYVRRKPRIRLEAQMHGGGHERGMRSGTLATHQIVGFGEACRIAKEEMAQDLAHVTAMRDRLWNGIKDMEQVFINGDFDKRYPGNLNVSFNFVEGESLIMALKDLAVSSGSACTSASLEPSYVLRALGLNDELAHSSIRFSFGRFTTEEEVDYAIDLIQKSIGHLREMSPLWEMFQDGVDLDSVEWVAH; encoded by the coding sequence ATGAAGCTTCCTATTTATCTCGATTACTCAGCAACCACGCCTGTTGACAAACGCGTTGCTGAAAAAATGATGCAGTATATGACCACTGACGGTTTTTATGGAAACCCTGCTTCGCGTTCTCACAAGTTTGGTTGGCAAGCCGAAGAAGCGGTTGACATTGCGCGTAATCAAATTGCTGACTTAATTAACGCTGATCCGCGTGAAATTGTTATCACATCAGGTGCGACTGAGTCAGACAACCTTGCGATCAAAGGTGCGGCTAACTTCTACAGCAAAAAAGGCAAGCACATTATTACCTGTAAAACTGAGCACAAAGCGGTATTAGATACTTGTCGTGAATTAGAGCGTCAGGGTTTTGAAGTCACTTACTTAGATCCTGAAGCGAATGGTTTAATTGACTTAACTAAGCTTGAAGCAGCAATGCGTGACGACACGGTTCTTGTGTCAATTATGCACGTAAACAACGAAATTGGTGTGATTCAAGATATCAATGAAATCGGTGAATTGTGTCGTAGTCGTAAAATTGTTTTCCACGTAGATGCCGCGCAATCAGTCGGTAAAATCCCTGTTGACGTACAAGCGACAAAAGTTGATTTATTGTCGATCTCAGCCCACAAAATGTACGGTCCAAAAGGTATTGGTGCTTTATATGTTCGCCGCAAACCGCGCATTCGCTTAGAAGCGCAAATGCACGGCGGTGGTCACGAGCGTGGCATGCGCAGTGGTACTTTAGCAACACATCAAATCGTCGGGTTTGGTGAAGCATGTCGTATCGCCAAAGAAGAAATGGCACAAGATTTAGCTCATGTGACTGCGATGCGCGACCGTTTATGGAACGGCATCAAAGACATGGAGCAAGTATTTATTAATGGTGACTTTGATAAGCGTTACCCTGGTAACTTAAACGTCAGCTTCAACTTTGTCGAAGGCGAATCACTTATCATGGCACTGAAAGACTTAGCGGTATCTTCTGGCTCAGCTTGTACATCGGCAAGTTTAGAACCTTCATATGTATTACGAGCGTTAGGTTTAAATGATGAGCTAGCACACAGCTCAATTCGTTTTAGTTTCGGTCGTTTTACTACCGAAGAAGAAGTTGATTACGCTATTGACTTAATTCAAAAATCAATCGGTCATTTACGTGAAATGTCTCCGCTGTGGGAAATGTTCCAAGACGGTGTTGATTTAGATTCAGTTGAGTGGGTAGCGCACTAG
- a CDS encoding MipA/OmpV family protein produces the protein MKNNTIILLCLCLILFCQELHAGRDVTQLHLKPGGNTWSIGAGLRTGTFAYIGEDKYQDFLPLIIYNGDEFFIDGTRTGFHLVNNDKWLVSAFAAYRFAGFNEEDSELLDGLDRNDAIDGRIAATYNTDYGNFTLDFGHDISNTHKGWDSQLRWSKRFEYHNLLMRPWLGISYQNQSLTNYYYGVATDEAQLDRPSYSTSSAIEWQYGLDFSYHFAKHDYLALNFQYSELDKTKINSPIVADEGQFETFLTYRYEFNDYQYDENTNSSLLKGLTQGEWYWRVAHGRFTTAKFNELMRFKNMFDPEPRNTGLTSLFVGKKIADSFLGLPLDSYVTLGYARHFEKGYQDNFNEYVLGFKAYFTKFPWSHIVKTRVGIAEGVSYARRVPIVEQENVDRKNRSASKFLNYLDWSWDFSLGDAIGNKSLKDCFLGWSVHHRSGIFSSADLFGNVSGGSNVNTIYIQCHTNNG, from the coding sequence ATGAAAAATAACACAATAATTCTATTATGCCTATGCTTGATCTTGTTCTGCCAAGAGCTGCATGCCGGCAGAGATGTAACCCAACTTCACCTTAAGCCAGGAGGTAATACTTGGTCGATTGGTGCGGGGCTTAGAACAGGAACATTTGCGTATATTGGCGAAGATAAATATCAAGATTTTCTGCCATTGATCATCTATAACGGCGATGAGTTTTTTATCGACGGTACGCGAACCGGTTTTCATTTAGTGAATAATGATAAATGGTTAGTCAGTGCCTTTGCCGCATACCGTTTTGCTGGCTTTAATGAAGAAGACTCTGAACTATTAGATGGTTTAGATCGCAATGATGCAATCGACGGACGAATAGCTGCCACTTATAACACCGATTACGGCAATTTCACCCTTGATTTTGGCCATGATATCAGCAATACCCACAAGGGTTGGGATAGTCAGCTACGGTGGTCAAAGCGGTTTGAATATCACAACTTACTCATGCGCCCCTGGCTCGGTATAAGCTACCAAAATCAGTCACTGACAAATTATTACTACGGTGTCGCAACTGATGAAGCTCAACTAGACAGGCCGAGTTATAGCACTTCCAGTGCCATAGAATGGCAATACGGTTTAGATTTTAGTTATCACTTTGCCAAACATGATTACTTGGCCTTAAATTTCCAATACTCCGAGTTAGATAAGACGAAAATAAACAGTCCGATTGTTGCTGATGAAGGGCAGTTTGAAACTTTTTTGACCTATCGTTACGAGTTTAATGACTACCAATACGATGAAAATACAAATAGCAGCTTATTAAAAGGCCTCACTCAAGGTGAATGGTATTGGCGAGTTGCTCACGGGCGTTTCACGACCGCCAAATTCAATGAGTTGATGCGCTTTAAAAATATGTTTGATCCTGAGCCAAGAAATACCGGGTTGACCAGTCTTTTTGTCGGTAAAAAAATAGCGGATAGTTTTTTAGGGCTACCGTTAGATTCATACGTTACCTTGGGCTATGCTCGTCATTTTGAAAAAGGTTACCAAGATAACTTTAATGAATATGTACTTGGTTTTAAAGCCTATTTCACCAAGTTTCCATGGTCGCATATTGTCAAAACGCGAGTTGGCATTGCTGAAGGCGTTTCTTACGCGAGACGAGTGCCAATTGTTGAACAAGAAAATGTCGATCGAAAAAACCGTTCTGCTTCAAAGTTCTTAAACTACTTGGATTGGAGCTGGGACTTTAGTTTGGGTGACGCCATCGGTAATAAATCCCTGAAAGATTGTTTTCTTGGTTGGTCGGTACACCATCGCTCAGGTATTTTCTCATCTGCAGATTTATTTGGTAACGTAAGTGGTGGCAGTAACGTCAATACCATCTATATTCAATGCCACACTAACAATGGCTAG
- the iscU gene encoding Fe-S cluster assembly scaffold IscU, with protein sequence MAYSEKVIDHYENPRNVGSMDKNDPQVATGMVGAPACGDVMKLQLKITDQGIIEDAKFKTYGCGSAIASSSLVTEWVKGKSIEEAAEIKNTAIAEELALPPVKIHCSILAEDAIKAAIEDYQAKRKG encoded by the coding sequence ATGGCGTACAGCGAAAAAGTTATTGATCACTATGAGAACCCGCGTAACGTTGGTTCTATGGATAAAAATGATCCACAAGTTGCAACCGGTATGGTTGGTGCACCAGCATGTGGTGATGTAATGAAGCTTCAATTAAAAATTACCGACCAAGGTATTATCGAAGATGCAAAATTCAAAACCTACGGATGTGGTAGTGCTATCGCTTCAAGCTCGCTAGTTACTGAGTGGGTTAAAGGTAAGTCTATTGAAGAAGCAGCCGAAATTAAGAACACAGCAATTGCTGAAGAATTAGCATTACCACCGGTAAAAATTCACTGTTCTATTTTAGCTGAAGACGCGATCAAAGCGGCGATTGAAGATTACCAAGCAAAGCGAAAAGGTTAA
- the hscB gene encoding co-chaperone HscB gives MNYFELFGLTPSFNLDEKQLADVFQRLQKSMHPDKFAHASSQEQLLAVQKSSMINDAYQTLKKPLMRAQYMLELRGVELPDEQSTFKDTMFLMRQMELRELLEDVKHASDPDDALFAASQELDSEYQSLFAEMQVQLAANTDEGNLAASESLRKLKFYQKLQIELDRIEDQLFDM, from the coding sequence TTGAATTATTTTGAGTTATTTGGTTTAACACCAAGTTTTAATCTTGATGAAAAACAACTAGCTGACGTTTTTCAGCGCCTACAAAAATCGATGCACCCAGATAAGTTTGCTCATGCCTCAAGTCAAGAGCAGTTATTAGCGGTGCAAAAGTCGTCGATGATCAACGACGCTTATCAAACACTTAAAAAGCCTCTAATGCGTGCTCAATACATGCTTGAATTGCGCGGTGTTGAATTACCAGACGAACAAAGCACGTTTAAAGATACGATGTTTTTGATGCGCCAAATGGAGTTGCGTGAATTACTCGAAGACGTCAAACACGCAAGTGATCCTGACGACGCTTTATTTGCTGCCAGTCAAGAATTAGATAGTGAATATCAGTCGCTATTTGCCGAAATGCAAGTACAATTAGCGGCCAATACTGATGAAGGCAATCTCGCGGCCTCAGAAAGTTTACGAAAATTAAAGTTTTATCAAAAATTACAAATTGAATTAGATCGCATCGAAGATCAGCTATTCGATATGTAA
- the iscA gene encoding iron-sulfur cluster assembly protein IscA, with the protein MAVTMTPAANERVSTFLANRGKGLGLRLGIKTTGCSGLAYVLEFVDELNEDDELFEIDGVNIIIDAKSLVYLDGTELDFVKEGLNEGFKFTNPNAKGECGCGESFNV; encoded by the coding sequence ATGGCAGTAACCATGACACCCGCGGCGAATGAGCGGGTCAGTACTTTTTTAGCAAACCGAGGCAAAGGTCTTGGTTTGCGTTTAGGTATTAAAACGACAGGCTGCTCAGGCCTTGCGTATGTATTAGAGTTCGTTGACGAACTAAATGAAGATGACGAGTTGTTTGAAATCGATGGTGTAAACATCATTATCGACGCTAAGAGTTTAGTGTACTTAGATGGCACTGAATTAGACTTTGTCAAAGAAGGTTTAAACGAAGGATTTAAATTCACCAACCCGAACGCGAAAGGCGAGTGTGGTTGTGGTGAAAGTTTCAACGTCTAA
- the hscA gene encoding Fe-S protein assembly chaperone HscA: MALLQIAEPGQSTVPHEHRLAAGIDLGTTNSLVASVQSGLPKTLTDAQGQDIVPSVVSYQEGATLVGADAQAKSVIDPQNTIVSAKRLIGRSLSDIQAKYPSLPYQFAGKENHPTLLTRCGEVDPVQVSSEILKSLSERAQASLGGELEGVVITVPAYFDDAQRQSTKDAAKLAGLNVLRLLNEPTAAAVAYGLDTAHQGHTDGVIAVYDLGGGTFDISILRLNKGVFEVLATGGDSALGGDDFDVALAEYLVDRAGLERPLSPSMERQLAVQARALKEALTNADQAIVELTLADGTTWQEEISKATFEGLISALVTKTLRACRRALKDAGLSTEQVEEVVMVGGSTRVPLVRTEVEKYFKKTPLTSIDPDKVVAIGAAIQADVLVGNKPDSDMLLLDVIPLSLGLETMGGLVEKVIDRNTTIPVAKAQEFTTFKDGQTAMAIHVLQGERELVDDCRSLARFELRDIPPMAAGAAHIRVTFKVDADGLLEVSAMEKSTGVESSIVVKPSFGLEENQIAQMLKDSMSNAKADIDARMLKEQQVEAARVIEAIESALASDAHLLSEQELNDIKQAITELAKISQGSDTDAIEAAIEQVNQQTATFAERRMDSSIKTALSGHSVDEI; encoded by the coding sequence ATGGCGTTATTACAAATTGCCGAACCAGGACAAAGTACCGTTCCTCATGAACATCGCTTAGCAGCGGGTATCGACTTAGGTACCACGAATTCACTTGTTGCAAGTGTGCAAAGTGGTTTACCTAAAACCTTAACAGATGCCCAAGGCCAAGATATTGTGCCATCAGTGGTTAGCTACCAAGAAGGTGCGACGTTAGTCGGCGCTGATGCGCAAGCCAAAAGCGTTATCGATCCACAAAATACGATTGTTTCAGCCAAGCGTTTAATTGGTCGTAGTCTAAGTGATATTCAGGCTAAATACCCCTCGTTACCTTACCAGTTTGCTGGCAAAGAAAATCACCCAACGCTATTAACCCGCTGCGGTGAGGTAGATCCTGTTCAGGTTTCAAGTGAAATTTTAAAAAGCTTATCTGAGCGAGCTCAAGCGTCACTTGGTGGTGAGTTAGAAGGCGTGGTGATTACCGTTCCTGCATATTTTGATGATGCGCAACGCCAAAGCACCAAAGATGCAGCTAAGCTCGCCGGTTTAAATGTCTTGCGTTTGTTGAATGAGCCAACGGCTGCGGCAGTTGCTTACGGTTTAGATACGGCGCATCAAGGTCATACCGATGGCGTTATTGCGGTTTATGACCTAGGTGGCGGTACGTTCGATATTTCTATTTTGCGCTTAAATAAAGGTGTTTTTGAAGTATTAGCAACTGGCGGTGATTCAGCACTAGGTGGCGACGATTTCGATGTTGCCCTTGCCGAGTATTTAGTCGATAGAGCAGGGCTAGAGCGCCCATTGTCGCCTTCTATGGAGCGTCAGTTAGCTGTTCAAGCTAGAGCGTTAAAAGAAGCGCTAACCAACGCTGACCAAGCCATTGTTGAGCTCACATTAGCCGATGGCACAACTTGGCAAGAAGAAATCTCAAAAGCGACATTCGAAGGATTAATTTCAGCCCTAGTGACCAAAACCTTACGCGCTTGTCGTAGAGCATTAAAAGATGCTGGCTTATCAACTGAACAAGTTGAAGAAGTGGTTATGGTTGGTGGTTCGACCCGTGTACCATTAGTTCGAACAGAAGTCGAAAAATACTTCAAGAAAACACCATTAACCTCAATCGACCCTGATAAAGTGGTTGCTATCGGCGCGGCAATTCAAGCGGATGTGTTAGTGGGTAATAAGCCTGATTCTGATATGCTGTTACTTGATGTTATCCCGTTATCGCTAGGTTTAGAAACCATGGGTGGCTTAGTTGAGAAAGTGATTGATCGCAATACCACCATTCCTGTGGCCAAAGCACAAGAGTTTACCACCTTTAAAGATGGTCAAACGGCGATGGCGATTCACGTATTACAAGGTGAGCGTGAGTTAGTTGACGATTGCCGATCATTAGCACGCTTTGAATTGCGCGACATTCCTCCTATGGCTGCGGGCGCTGCTCACATTCGCGTGACCTTTAAAGTTGACGCAGATGGCTTGCTAGAAGTCAGTGCAATGGAAAAATCAACTGGGGTTGAATCATCGATTGTTGTTAAGCCATCATTTGGTTTAGAAGAAAATCAAATTGCTCAAATGCTCAAAGATTCAATGTCTAATGCCAAAGCAGATATTGATGCACGAATGTTAAAAGAGCAACAAGTCGAAGCTGCACGGGTTATTGAAGCAATTGAGTCAGCCCTCGCTAGTGACGCGCACTTATTAAGTGAACAAGAGCTTAACGACATCAAACAAGCTATCACTGAGCTTGCTAAGATCAGCCAAGGTAGCGATACTGATGCAATTGAAGCAGCTATTGAACAAGTTAACCAACAAACGGCTACTTTTGCCGAGCGTCGTATGGATTCATCTATTAAAACGGCGCTATCCGGTCATTCAGTCGACGAGATTTAA
- a CDS encoding YihY/virulence factor BrkB family protein, producing MAIIQKIGDVFSRIKQYIRTLELWLGQLPFIGVLITAAKKDEKEHGKDMAASVAFFTFLSLFPLILGVLSIGGYVLKSNDMAMRVNQFIVGLIPVSSSVVTKIIDSLVQIRGTTGVSSILVLIWSGRKMVGALSRAINLSLGMKANGATFLSTLRDFALTIVATVLITIIIALSPVFELLANSQSIFLGKQASAVLSIFSHNLSSLVLTFVLVSMVYRLIPHRTLGFRSLLPGILTATFLIEVGKAFFVWYVDRASNYSAVYGSLSSIVVLMIWLYFSSYSVLFGVQIISVNRAK from the coding sequence ATGGCCATAATTCAAAAAATTGGTGATGTTTTTTCGCGAATCAAACAATATATCCGAACACTGGAGTTATGGCTCGGGCAACTTCCTTTTATCGGGGTGTTGATAACCGCTGCGAAAAAAGATGAAAAGGAGCATGGCAAAGATATGGCTGCTAGTGTCGCCTTTTTTACGTTTTTGTCACTGTTTCCCCTGATACTAGGCGTATTATCGATAGGTGGCTACGTGCTCAAATCCAACGATATGGCAATGCGTGTTAACCAATTCATTGTTGGCCTTATTCCAGTAAGCTCCTCTGTAGTGACCAAAATTATTGACTCTTTGGTACAAATACGAGGAACCACGGGGGTTAGTAGCATTCTTGTCTTAATTTGGTCTGGCAGGAAAATGGTTGGGGCTTTAAGCCGAGCGATTAACCTATCGCTTGGCATGAAAGCAAATGGCGCGACTTTCCTATCGACACTAAGAGATTTTGCCCTAACAATTGTTGCCACTGTGCTGATCACTATTATTATTGCGCTATCCCCTGTTTTTGAGCTGCTAGCTAATTCTCAGTCGATATTTTTGGGTAAACAAGCAAGCGCCGTATTAAGTATTTTTAGCCATAATCTTAGTAGCTTAGTGTTGACATTTGTCCTCGTGAGTATGGTATATCGACTGATACCTCACCGAACACTCGGCTTTAGATCATTATTGCCGGGTATACTAACAGCAACTTTTTTAATTGAAGTCGGTAAAGCATTTTTTGTCTGGTACGTTGATAGAGCATCTAATTACAGTGCTGTGTACGGATCATTATCATCGATCGTCGTCTTGATGATCTGGCTGTACTTTTCTTCATATTCTGTGCTTTTTGGCGTGCAAATTATCAGTGTAAATAGAGCAAAATAA
- the iscR gene encoding Fe-S cluster assembly transcriptional regulator IscR: MKLTSKGRYAVTAMLDVAIHASSGPVPLADISERQGISLSYLEQLFSRLRKHGLVNSVRGPGGGYKLGKCSAQIAVADVISAVDESVDATKCLGQGNCQGGNQCLTHTLWSDLSSRIEEFLQGITLSELVEQRDVKSVSKRQDEQHEKMLENAHKSVIETKSIIHNW; this comes from the coding sequence ATGAAACTGACTTCTAAAGGGCGTTATGCCGTTACAGCCATGCTTGATGTAGCTATTCACGCTTCATCTGGGCCTGTGCCTTTGGCAGATATTTCTGAGCGCCAAGGAATTTCACTTTCGTATTTAGAGCAGTTGTTCTCACGACTGAGAAAGCACGGCTTAGTAAACAGCGTCAGAGGACCTGGCGGAGGTTATAAGCTAGGTAAGTGTTCTGCACAAATAGCTGTTGCAGATGTGATCAGCGCGGTTGATGAAAGCGTTGATGCAACTAAGTGTTTAGGTCAAGGTAATTGTCAAGGTGGCAATCAATGTTTAACCCACACCCTGTGGTCTGACTTAAGCAGTCGAATCGAAGAATTTTTACAAGGCATCACTTTGTCTGAGCTCGTTGAGCAAAGAGATGTTAAATCGGTTTCAAAGCGACAAGATGAGCAGCATGAGAAAATGCTCGAAAATGCTCATAAATCGGTAATTGAAACAAAAAGTATTATTCACAACTGGTAA
- the suhB gene encoding inositol-1-monophosphatase produces the protein MHPMLNIAVRAARSAGNVIVRAFEQQDKVEVTSKGLNDFVTNVDKAAEEAIIDIIKKAYPTHSIVSEECGKVDGDDNDYQWVIDPLDGTTNFVKGIPHFAVSIALKVKGKLDQAVVFDPIRGELFTASRGKGAQLNGFRIRVKNSKELTGAIVATGFPFKQKFHLDNYMEMFKTMFGKCADMRRAGSAALDLAYVAAGRVDGYFELGLKPWDTAAGELLVVEAGGLVTDVNGGLNHAQSGNIVAASPKVLKEMVADIRPHLTDAMKK, from the coding sequence ATGCATCCGATGCTAAATATTGCTGTGCGTGCTGCGCGCTCTGCGGGAAATGTGATTGTTCGTGCGTTCGAACAACAAGACAAAGTTGAAGTTACGTCAAAAGGCTTAAATGACTTTGTTACAAATGTGGATAAAGCAGCTGAAGAAGCGATTATCGACATTATCAAGAAAGCGTACCCGACTCACTCAATCGTTAGCGAAGAATGTGGAAAAGTAGACGGTGACGATAATGATTACCAATGGGTTATCGACCCGCTCGATGGCACAACAAACTTTGTAAAAGGCATTCCTCACTTTGCAGTTTCAATTGCATTAAAAGTAAAAGGCAAATTAGATCAAGCTGTGGTATTTGATCCAATTCGCGGCGAATTGTTCACAGCAAGTCGCGGTAAAGGCGCACAATTAAACGGCTTTAGAATCCGCGTTAAAAACTCAAAAGAATTAACTGGTGCTATCGTAGCAACAGGCTTCCCATTCAAGCAAAAATTCCACCTAGATAACTACATGGAAATGTTCAAAACGATGTTTGGCAAATGTGCTGATATGCGTCGCGCTGGCTCTGCAGCGCTTGATTTAGCCTACGTTGCAGCTGGTCGTGTTGACGGTTATTTCGAATTAGGCTTAAAGCCATGGGATACTGCGGCGGGTGAATTACTAGTAGTAGAAGCTGGTGGTTTAGTGACGGATGTTAACGGCGGCTTAAACCACGCGCAATCAGGCAACATTGTTGCTGCAAGCCCGAAAGTGTTAAAAGAAATGGTGGCAGATATTCGCCCTCATTTAACCGATGCAATGAAAAAGTAA